ACATAGAGAGGCTCCTTCCTGCCCATGAACGACATCGTCTGGACAAGACCGGGAAGGCCGAGATAGTGGTCCGCATGCCAGTGGGTGATGAATACGGCATCGACGGTGAATCCGGTCTTCGCCCTCATCATCTGTTGCTGGGCTCCTTCCCCGCAGTCGAAGAGGAGCGTATCCGATCCTCTCCTGATCATTATGCAGGCGGGATTTTTGTTGGGCGTGGGCAGTGCGCCCGATGTCCCGAGGAAATACACCTGCAAAGTCTCTCCGGCTATAGATCATACCCCCTGATAAATTTCAGGCTGACGGCGGCTTCATCTATGCTTCTTCCTTCGACGACATAAATTCCCCGGTAGTTCCCGTTGAGTTTTGAAAAGACCATGTCCCAGTCGATATTGCCCCTGCCGAGCGGTGCGTGATCGTCGTGCACCCCGTTGTTGTCATGAAGATGAAGATGGGACGCTTCACCTATCCGTGCCAGGAAGGACCGGAGCTCCTTTGTCGTATTCGCATGACCGATGTCCACGGTTGCAAACACGTTTTCGATCCCGTCGATCATCCCGAAGAGTTCGTCCGGGCACATGCAGAGAAAACCGGGAATTGCAGGCATGTTCTCAAGCCCTACCCTCACACCGTAATCTTCAGCGAACTTCCCGATCTCTCCCAGGGCTTCCTTATGCAGCGACCAGACCTTGTCCGGGACCAGCCTTGCCTCGGGGGACATATAACCGGGATGAACAGTCACGAAGTCGGTTAATTCGGAGGCATGGCGTATGCATTCGCAGAGCTGCCTTATCGATTCCTTGTATATAGGATAGTTCAGGGAGGCGAGGTTTAAGTCGGAGAACGGTGCATGAACGGTCGCCTTCAGTCCCGTAGTCTCAAGAGTCGCGACGATCGAATCGAAGGACTCCTTGTTGTCGAGCCTGTAGTTTCCCTCGGCAGAGATCTCCCAGCCGTCGTAGCCTGTCTCCTCTATTCCGTAGACCCATTCTACCGCCGACCAGACCTTTGCCGAGGATGAGAAGTATATATCATGAGACATCTTTTCGCATCTCCAGCTTTTTTATCAGGTCCCTTGCCTTTTCCCCGAACTCTTCCATCGTTCCCTCGTTTGTGATGACGCAATCGGCCATATCCATGGCGTTGTCAAGACCCCAGCCGTTCTCGCGATTGTCGCGGGACAAAAGGCCGTCCGCATCCAGTATATCGTCGGACCGTCCCCTCTCCATCAGCCTTCCGAGCCGTGTCTCGAATGACGCCTCGACCGCTATGAGCCTGAAGTCCTTAAACTTCTCAGCAAACGTATCGACCTCAGCATCGCCCCTTATGCCGTCCACCAGGACGACCTTCGACTTCTGCTCTTCTATAAGGGGAATACTAAGTTGGGCGAGTGCGTCCATCCCCATGCCCTGCCTCAGGCATTTCGACATCTCGCCCATATTCTTGTCCGTCTGCTTCAGGCCGGCATTTTCAAGCTCTCTCCTGATGACATCCCCCATAACGACTATCGGGATTCCCATCTCCCTGGCGATTGCCGAAAACTCGCCTTTCCCGCTGCCGGGATATCCTACTACGCCAATAACAAGCATTGTCACACCTATTTTCTCCGTGCCTGGTTTATATCGGTAAGGACCATCGAACCGGCGATGGTTATCCGGTTCCGGTCGTAGATCACTTCGCCGTCCTCACGTGTTCTTATACGGACTTCTCTCTTTATCTTATCTGCAATCTTCTTCAGGTCCTCGAACTTAAGCGGGGGTATCGATCCCCATACTCCCTGCTGGAGAACGAGCTCGGCGCCGTTCGCCTCGCGGGCTATGACATCTACATCCTCCTCTCTCCCGGGGAATAACGTAACGACGACCTGGAACTCGGGCAAAGTTCCGTCCGCATGCGCCTTTTTGCAGATCTCAAGAGATCTCTTTATATTCGAGACGGTCTCGTCGCCCACCTTCAGCATCCTCGGGTAATGCTCCCACCTCGTCTTTATGTCGAGGTGAACGAGATCGAGGAGTCCCTCGTCTATCATCTCTTTGAGAGTATCGGGAAAGACGCCGTTCGTCTGGACGCCCACCGCGAGGTTCATCTTCCTGCATCTCCGGGCGAGCTCCATCAGCGCCTCTTTCTGCATCGTCGCCTCTCCGCCGGAGAAGATCACTCCCGATATGGCAAGACGCGACTGCCGGATCATATCCTCTATTTCATCTATTTCGCGGAGTTCTTCGCCCGTCTGGATCTCACGGTTATGGCAGTAGTAGCATCTTACCGGGCAGCCCCTGAAAAAAACGGTGCATACGGCTCTTCCACGCCAGTCGACCGTACTCAATGGAACAAAACCGCCAAAATTTATCTTCAAAAAAAACCTCCGTGCTGACAGTATCATTTCTCTTCAGTTAACATCAAGGTTTCAATTGATCGCGGCGGGAAACGGTGAAAAAATCAGAGGCAAAGATAATAGAGTTAGAATATAACCATAATACAGGACAGGCACGATGAAGCCCAGGTTGATAATATCCGTCTCGTCGGAACAGGATTATATAAATGCAAAAAAATATGCCCCGGACCTGATCGAGATACGGATCGATCTCCTGGGAGAAGGGGAGGACAAGATCCTGGAAGAGTGCAGGGGGAACTGCGATATTCCCCTGATAGGAACGATACGATCGCTTGGTGAGGGCGGACTCTTCGATGGCTCCGCCGACGAGTGGTACGAAGAGATCAAACCGTGGATTCCTGTCTGCGATTACATCGATCTCGAAATGCCGTATTCTGGATTTTCACGGGGCATCAGGGACTGCGGGAAGAAGGCGATCCCGTCCGTCCACCTGGATTACATGCCGGACGACGACGAACTTACCTCTTTAGAGAGGAGCATGAGGAACTCGGGAGACATCCCGAAGATCATCGTCACGCCGGAGGATCACGGGGACGTGATCAGGCTCTCCGAATTTACTCTCAAATGTGCCAAACCGGTTATAACCGGGGTGATGGGGGCCAAGTTCAGGTGGGCACGGGCCTTATGCTGCCTCTTCGGTTCGTACGGTGTCTTCTGCCATGCGGGGAGTCCGGCTTCACAGGGCCAGTACCATATAGACGAGATGAGAGAGATCCTCTCGCTTCTGGACGTCAGCGACAATACCGGGATACCGGAATAATACAGCCCGGATTCGCAGGAAGTTCAGGCAGGAAAACGGATTTCGCCGTCACGGGGGACGTGATGGCCGGAGTTCCCCGGAACCTGCCCCCAACATCAATTTTATATACTAATGACACTTACTAATGGTAAACATACATCAGGAGGTTCACCATTATGTCAGATAATAATTCTTATGAAGTCACAATCCAGGAAGCGGCGCATGAAGATGCAGGCAGGGGAATCGCCAGGCTAAGCATCGATGTAATGCAGAAACTCGGCCTTAGAAGCGGGGATGTAATCCAGATCTCCGGGAAGGCCAAGGCAGCTGCTATAGTCTGGCCGGGATACAGCCAGGATACCGGAAAGGCAGTTATACGCATCGACGGAAACACGAGATCCAACCTGCGGACGGGAATCGACGAAAGAGTCAGGATCTGCAGGGTCGACGCGAAATATGCCGATAAAATAACGATACAGCCGACCCAGCAGATCACCCTGAGAGGCGGCGAGGAGTATATGGCAAGACTCCTGAACGGACGTCCGGTTATCGAAGGACAGATCTTCAGGGTAAATATCATGGGCAATGCCCTTAGTTTTGCAATATCGAAGGTGAAACCGTCGGGAGTGGCGATAGTCGGGCCCCAGACCTCGATCGAGATCAAAGAGACGCCTTACGTACCGGAAGAAGGGAAGAAGGATGTTCCCGACGTCCACTACGAGGATATCGGTGGTCTCGGGAGAGAGCTGGACCAGGTCCGCGAGATGATAGAGCTGCCCCTGAGGCACCCGGAGCTGTTCAAGAAGATCGGTATCCAGCCGCCGAAGGGAGTTCTCCTGTACGGCCCGCCCGGAACGGGAAAGACCCTGATCGCAAAGGCGGTCGCGAACGAGGTGGATGCCAACTTCATTACGCTCTCCGGCCCGGAGATCATGAGCAAGTACTACGGCGAGAGTGAAGGCAAACTGAGGGAGGTCTTCGAGCAGGCCGAGGAGAACGCCCCGACGATTATATTCATCGACGAGATCGATTCGATCGCTCCCAAGAGGGAGGAGACGAAGGGCGAGGTCGAACAGAGGATCGTCGCACAGTTGCTGGCACTGATGGACGGCCTGAAGGGACGCGGAGAGGTCATTGTAATCGCGGCCACGAACCTCCCGGACAATATCGACCCGGCCTTAAGGAGGGGCGGAAGGTTCGACCGCGAGATCGAGATCGGAATCCCGGACAGGAAGGGACGCCTCGAGATCTTCCAGGTCCATACGAGGGGAGTGCCTCTCGACCTCGACGAGATCGTCATCACGACGGACGAGAGCGAAGAGCTCGGGAAGACTTTTACCGAACTCGGTGAAGAGGAAGGCAAGAAGTACGAAAACGAGATCAAGCGCAGGAAGTTCCTCGAACCGTTCGCTGCAAGAACTCACGGGTTCGTTGGAGCGGATATCTCGCTCCTTGTCAAGGAGGCTGCGATGCATGCCCTGCGGAGGGAGCTGAAGAATATCAAGTCGCTCGACGACATCCCGCCGGAGATCATCGAAAAGATCAAGGTGACAATCGACGACTTCGAGGAGGCCCTAAAGCATGTCGAACCGTCGGCGATGCGTGAGGTTCTCGTCGAGGTTCCGAATATCTCGTGGGAGGATATCGGGGGACTCGAGGATGTCAAGGAGGAGCTTATGGAGGCAGTCGAATGGCCGCTGAAGTACCCGGACATATTCACGAAGCTCAAGACATCTCCGCCGAGCGGAATCCTGCTCTTCGGACCGCCGGGAACGGGTAAGACCCTGCTGGCGAAGGCCGTGGCGAACAAGTCGGAGGTCAACTTCATATCCGTGAAGGGGCCGGAGCTCCTGTCCAAGTGGGTGGGAGAGTCGGAGAAGGGTATCAGGAACATCTTCCGCCGTGCGAGACAGGCGGCTCCGTCGATTATATTCTTCGACGAGATCGACGCCCTGCTCCCGAAGAGGGGATCGTTCGAGGGATCTTCGCACGTGACCGAGAGTGTCGTGAGCCAGATCCTGACCGAACTTGACGGTCTCGAGGAGCTTAAGAATGTCATCGTCCTCGGTGCGACGAACAGGCCGGACCTGCTCGACGATGCGCTGATGAGACCGGGAAGGCTTGACCGTGCGATCTATGTGCCTCCGCCGGATGCGGAAGCGAGGAAGAAGATCTTCGAAGTGTACCTGAAGGATTCGGAGTCGGTGATCTCGAAGGATATCGATCTCGACGAGCTTGTCAAAAAGACCGAAGGCTACGTGGGCGCCGATATCGAGATGCTGGTTCGCGAGGCGAAGCTTGCCTCGATGAGGGATTTCATCCTGAAAACCGCAGGTATGAGCGACGAGGAACGCGAGAGGGCGCTTTCGAACGTGATGGTCACGAAAGACCAGATCTTCGAAGCGATGAGAAAGGTCCGCGGGACCCTGGACAGGACGACTATCGAGGAGTACGATAAGAAGTCATGGCCGATTCTCTTCCACGGCGACGAGAGGGACATCCTTGAAAAGGCGGCGACGCTGGTGAAGAGAGCTTCTTACGGCGTCCTGAGCGAAGAGATCGACAGGAAATCCGAAGAGCTGAAGAGAGAAACCTACAAACCGAAGAAGGATTTAAAGAAGGTTAAAGAATTATCAGAAGAGCTTGAAAAACTGATGAGCGAACAACAGTAAACGAGGAATAATCTACAATGAGTGAAGACGGCGACCAGGACGACGAGCGGTTCAGGAGGATGATCATGGATATGATCTCCGAGGCGATGAAGAGCGGAAAGTTTCCGGGCGAAGGAAACTTTTCGATAACGATTGCCGGAGGGAATCTTCCGATAGATATCATACCGCCGGCAGCAATGAGTCC
The sequence above is a segment of the Methanolacinia paynteri genome. Coding sequences within it:
- a CDS encoding type I 3-dehydroquinate dehydratase: MKPRLIISVSSEQDYINAKKYAPDLIEIRIDLLGEGEDKILEECRGNCDIPLIGTIRSLGEGGLFDGSADEWYEEIKPWIPVCDYIDLEMPYSGFSRGIRDCGKKAIPSVHLDYMPDDDELTSLERSMRNSGDIPKIIVTPEDHGDVIRLSEFTLKCAKPVITGVMGAKFRWARALCCLFGSYGVFCHAGSPASQGQYHIDEMREILSLLDVSDNTGIPE
- a CDS encoding CDC48 family AAA ATPase encodes the protein MSDNNSYEVTIQEAAHEDAGRGIARLSIDVMQKLGLRSGDVIQISGKAKAAAIVWPGYSQDTGKAVIRIDGNTRSNLRTGIDERVRICRVDAKYADKITIQPTQQITLRGGEEYMARLLNGRPVIEGQIFRVNIMGNALSFAISKVKPSGVAIVGPQTSIEIKETPYVPEEGKKDVPDVHYEDIGGLGRELDQVREMIELPLRHPELFKKIGIQPPKGVLLYGPPGTGKTLIAKAVANEVDANFITLSGPEIMSKYYGESEGKLREVFEQAEENAPTIIFIDEIDSIAPKREETKGEVEQRIVAQLLALMDGLKGRGEVIVIAATNLPDNIDPALRRGGRFDREIEIGIPDRKGRLEIFQVHTRGVPLDLDEIVITTDESEELGKTFTELGEEEGKKYENEIKRRKFLEPFAARTHGFVGADISLLVKEAAMHALRRELKNIKSLDDIPPEIIEKIKVTIDDFEEALKHVEPSAMREVLVEVPNISWEDIGGLEDVKEELMEAVEWPLKYPDIFTKLKTSPPSGILLFGPPGTGKTLLAKAVANKSEVNFISVKGPELLSKWVGESEKGIRNIFRRARQAAPSIIFFDEIDALLPKRGSFEGSSHVTESVVSQILTELDGLEELKNVIVLGATNRPDLLDDALMRPGRLDRAIYVPPPDAEARKKIFEVYLKDSESVISKDIDLDELVKKTEGYVGADIEMLVREAKLASMRDFILKTAGMSDEERERALSNVMVTKDQIFEAMRKVRGTLDRTTIEEYDKKSWPILFHGDERDILEKAATLVKRASYGVLSEEIDRKSEELKRETYKPKKDLKKVKELSEELEKLMSEQQ
- a CDS encoding sugar phosphate isomerase/epimerase family protein: MSHDIYFSSSAKVWSAVEWVYGIEETGYDGWEISAEGNYRLDNKESFDSIVATLETTGLKATVHAPFSDLNLASLNYPIYKESIRQLCECIRHASELTDFVTVHPGYMSPEARLVPDKVWSLHKEALGEIGKFAEDYGVRVGLENMPAIPGFLCMCPDELFGMIDGIENVFATVDIGHANTTKELRSFLARIGEASHLHLHDNNGVHDDHAPLGRGNIDWDMVFSKLNGNYRGIYVVEGRSIDEAAVSLKFIRGYDL
- a CDS encoding anaerobic ribonucleoside-triphosphate reductase activating protein — translated: MKINFGGFVPLSTVDWRGRAVCTVFFRGCPVRCYYCHNREIQTGEELREIDEIEDMIRQSRLAISGVIFSGGEATMQKEALMELARRCRKMNLAVGVQTNGVFPDTLKEMIDEGLLDLVHLDIKTRWEHYPRMLKVGDETVSNIKRSLEICKKAHADGTLPEFQVVVTLFPGREEDVDVIAREANGAELVLQQGVWGSIPPLKFEDLKKIADKIKREVRIRTREDGEVIYDRNRITIAGSMVLTDINQARRK
- a CDS encoding AAA family ATPase; its protein translation is MLVIGVVGYPGSGKGEFSAIAREMGIPIVVMGDVIRRELENAGLKQTDKNMGEMSKCLRQGMGMDALAQLSIPLIEEQKSKVVLVDGIRGDAEVDTFAEKFKDFRLIAVEASFETRLGRLMERGRSDDILDADGLLSRDNRENGWGLDNAMDMADCVITNEGTMEEFGEKARDLIKKLEMRKDVS